The genomic DNA CCGTCGGCCAGCACGATGGGCTGGCTGGCATCATGCAGCAAGTGGTTGCCCAGCCGCAGCGCGGCGGTGGCGTCGATGCCGGTGGCCAGCACGATGAATTCGTCGCCGCCGATGCGGGCGGCCACGTCGTCCACCCGCAACATGGCGCGCATGCGCTGTGCGATGGTCTTGAGCACTTGGTCGCCGGCGGCATGGCCGTGGGTGTCGTTGATGATCTTGAAGTCGTCCATGTCCATGTAGAACAGCGCGGCGGCGCTGTCATGCTCGCGCGCGCTGGTGCAGATGCGCTCGAGCGCCGCTTCCAGGCCGGCGCGGTTGGCAAGGCCGGTCAGCGCGTCCTGGCTGGCGCGGCGCTCGTTCTCGCGCTCGGCCAGCATGGTGGACACCAGGATGCGCCGCAGCCGTTGCGAGGCGATGCTCATGCTGACCAGGTAGAACGGGATCTGGATGAAGACGATGGCGGTGACGTATTCGCCGGCGAACAGCGCGCCCAGGCACATCGGCCCCAGGCTCAGGAATATCATCGCCGCCACCAGCCGCGGCGCGCCGTAGTTGCGAAAACAGATGCCGCCCGCCATGGCGCCGCAGGACACGCCGGCCAGCGTGGCGGCCAGCCAGTCATGGTTGAGGAACGTGACGAAGACCCCATAGCCGACGCTGAACGCCCACAGCAGCGCCAGCACGATGTAGATGTCGGTATGGGTGCTGCCGCCGCGGGCGGCATTGCGCAACGCCGAGCGCAGGACGGTGACGCGCACCACGGCCAGCAGGATCTCCAGGATCAGCCAGGAAATATAGAGCGGCTCGGGCCGGCGCCAGGCGACCACGCCGGAGATCATCAGGGTATTGATGACGCCGCCGGCAAAGATCGGCAACGTGCCGAACAGACTGGCGATCAAGGCGGCGCGGATGTCCGCGGGCGTGTCCTGCCCGGAATGCGTCAACCAACGGGTCAGCCGCCACTTGGGCAGGCTGAAGCTCAATCCTGTGTCCACACCGTTACGTCCAAAGCTGGCTGCCACGGAGCGGCAGGCTGGCTGGCGTTATAGCAGGTATTTCAAGCCTTTAATATTGTCCGCGAGGGCAATGGCGGGCCTCTTTAAAGGGGTCGGGATGTGCCGATGACGGCCGGATCAGTGCCCGCGCGCGCCACAGACCGCGCACTCGGGATCACGCTGGACATTGACGCTGCGCCACTGCATGGTGCGCACGTCCAGCCATAGCAGGCGCCCCGACAGGCTCTCGCCCACGCCGGACAGCAGCTTGAGGGCCTCGGCCGCCTGCATGCTGCCGATGATGCCAACCACCGGCGCAAACACGCCCATGGTGGCGCAGTTGGCCTCTTCGACGTCGTCCGCCTCGGGAAACAGGCAGTGGTAGCACGGCGCGTCCGGATCGCGCAGGTCGTAGACGCTGACCTGGCCGTCGAAACGGATGGCGGCGCCAGACACCAGCGGCTTGCGGTGCTGCACACAGGCGCGGTTGATGGCGTGGCGGGTGGTGAAGTTGTCGGTGCAGTCCAGCACCAGGTCGGCCTGCGCCACGGCGTCGGACAGGGCCTGGCCCTGCAGCCGCTCGACGCGGGCATGCACGCGGGTCTGGGGATTGAAAGCCGCCAGCATGTCGCGCCCGGACTCGGCCTTGGGCCGGCCCACGCTCGCAGTGGTGTGGAGGATCTGGCGCTGCAGGTTGCTGAGCTCGACGACGTCGTCGTCGGCCAGCGTGATCTCGCCGACGCCAGCGGTGGCCAGGTAGAGCGCGGCGGGCGAACCCAGCCCACCCGCCCCTACGACAAGCACACGCGCCGCCAGCAGTCTTTCCTGCCCTTCGATACCCAGCTCGTCGAGCAGGATGTGGCGGGCGTAGCGCAGCAGTTGCTCGTCGTTCATTTGTCCTTGCTGGGCTCGACTCCGGTCGGCGTGATCTTCATGCGCTGGGCGTTGCCGGCGCCGGGCTTGGCGTCGGCCTTGGCCTGGGCGCGGGCCGAGCCCTTCTGCACCGGCTTGCCGGCCAGCAGGTTGATCGCCTGCTGCAGCTGGAAGTCATCCTTGCCGCCGAACTCGAACACCTTGGTCGGCACGTCGACGTTGTCCTGCTCGGAGTTGGACTTCACTTCGTTGGCCGTGCCCGGGTTCGACAGGTGGCGCTGCAGGTCGGCTTCGCGCGGCAGGCGGAACAGGTCGCCGTCGGCGGTATCGGCCACGACGTAGTCGGGCTCGATGCCGGTGGCCTGGATTGAACGGCCGCTGGGCGTGAAGTAGCGCGAGGTGGTGAGCTTGACCGCGGTGGTTTCCGACAGCGGCAGGATCACCTGCACCGAACCCTTGCCGAAGGTGCGGTTGCCCAGCACCTTGGCGCGCTTGTGGTCCTGCAGCGCGCCGGCCACGATCTCGGAGGCCGAGGCCGAACCGACGTTGACCAGCACCACCATCGGCACGGTCTTGGTCCAGGCCGGCAGGCCCGACAGGTAATTGCTTTCGCCGCGGGCGTATTCCGACGGGGTCGCCAGGTACTTGTGGCGGGCGTCGGGGGTACGGCCGTCGGTCGAGACCACCAGGGCGTCGGCCGGCAGGAACGCGCCGGACACGCCGATGGCGCTGGTCAGCAGGCCGCCCGGGTCATTGCGCAGGTCGAGCACCAGGCCCTTGGGGGCTTCCTTGGCGCCCAGGTCCTTGAGCTGCTTGGCCAGGTCGGCACCGGTTTTTTCCTGGAACTGGGCGATGCGCACATAGGCCACGCCGTTGTCCAGCATCTTGCTGCGCACGCTGC from Achromobacter xylosoxidans includes the following:
- a CDS encoding GGDEF domain-containing protein produces the protein MDTGLSFSLPKWRLTRWLTHSGQDTPADIRAALIASLFGTLPIFAGGVINTLMISGVVAWRRPEPLYISWLILEILLAVVRVTVLRSALRNAARGGSTHTDIYIVLALLWAFSVGYGVFVTFLNHDWLAATLAGVSCGAMAGGICFRNYGAPRLVAAMIFLSLGPMCLGALFAGEYVTAIVFIQIPFYLVSMSIASQRLRRILVSTMLAERENERRASQDALTGLANRAGLEAALERICTSAREHDSAAALFYMDMDDFKIINDTHGHAAGDQVLKTIAQRMRAMLRVDDVAARIGGDEFIVLATGIDATAALRLGNHLLHDASQPIVLADGTRVSVGLSIGISIISGANRKAQAVLDSADAALYRAKARGGRRCSVAGLPDAEDALRPGDAAAAA
- a CDS encoding S41 family peptidase, with amino-acid sequence MGTRKFRGFGLIAIGAVAGVLLSVGVTAVAQRGSPLPLDELRQLSNVFAAIKNNYVESVDDKTLIDNAISGMVSNLDPHSAYLDADAFREMQTATQGEFGGLGIEVGAEDGFVKVISPIEDTPAARAGVMAGDLIIKIDDTPTKGMSLNDAVKLMRGAPKSPITLIIMRADRPQPIVLKIVRDIIKVRSVRSKMLDNGVAYVRIAQFQEKTGADLAKQLKDLGAKEAPKGLVLDLRNDPGGLLTSAIGVSGAFLPADALVVSTDGRTPDARHKYLATPSEYARGESNYLSGLPAWTKTVPMVVLVNVGSASASEIVAGALQDHKRAKVLGNRTFGKGSVQVILPLSETTAVKLTTSRYFTPSGRSIQATGIEPDYVVADTADGDLFRLPREADLQRHLSNPGTANEVKSNSEQDNVDVPTKVFEFGGKDDFQLQQAINLLAGKPVQKGSARAQAKADAKPGAGNAQRMKITPTGVEPSKDK
- a CDS encoding HesA/MoeB/ThiF family protein; this encodes MNDEQLLRYARHILLDELGIEGQERLLAARVLVVGAGGLGSPAALYLATAGVGEITLADDDVVELSNLQRQILHTTASVGRPKAESGRDMLAAFNPQTRVHARVERLQGQALSDAVAQADLVLDCTDNFTTRHAINRACVQHRKPLVSGAAIRFDGQVSVYDLRDPDAPCYHCLFPEADDVEEANCATMGVFAPVVGIIGSMQAAEALKLLSGVGESLSGRLLWLDVRTMQWRSVNVQRDPECAVCGARGH